One Gemmatimonadota bacterium DNA window includes the following coding sequences:
- a CDS encoding anaerobic sulfatase maturase, with product MPSAGGDPVPVPAFHVMMKPRGAICNLDCKYCYFLAKEDLYPGSGFRMSDDLLEEYTRQYIEAQQVPEVTFAWQGGEPTLMGLEFFRKAVEFQKKFQKPDTRIYNSLQTNGTLLDADWCRFFHENDFLIGLSLDGPKALHDAYRVDKGGKPTFDAVMGAAEMMQVHEVEFNILTTVHAANAEHPVEVYRFMRDVVKTRFLQFIPIVERDNETGYQEGTEVTKRSVTGKQYGRFLIRIFDEWVRRDVGKMYVQIFDVSLAAWSGQSPGLCIFMETCGDALALEHNGDLYACDHYVEPDYLLGNITEIPMMEMVQSEQQRAFGQAKLDTLPQYCLSCDVRFICNGGCPKNRIITTPDGEPGLNYLCEGYKAFFHHIDGPMRFMANELRHRRAPANVMTYIRRQEVELRRQKAFKSVGRNDPCPCGSGLKYKRCHGR from the coding sequence ATGCCCTCGGCCGGAGGAGATCCGGTCCCGGTCCCGGCGTTTCACGTGATGATGAAACCCCGGGGGGCCATCTGCAACCTCGACTGCAAGTACTGCTACTTCCTCGCCAAGGAGGATCTGTATCCCGGCAGCGGGTTCCGCATGTCCGACGACCTGCTCGAGGAATACACCAGGCAGTATATCGAAGCCCAGCAGGTGCCGGAAGTCACCTTCGCCTGGCAGGGCGGAGAGCCCACCCTCATGGGCCTCGAGTTCTTCCGAAAGGCCGTCGAGTTCCAGAAGAAGTTCCAGAAACCCGACACGCGTATCTACAACTCCCTGCAAACCAACGGCACGCTCCTCGACGCGGACTGGTGCCGTTTCTTCCACGAAAACGACTTCCTGATCGGCCTGAGCCTCGACGGCCCCAAAGCGCTACACGACGCCTACCGGGTCGACAAGGGCGGCAAGCCGACCTTCGACGCGGTGATGGGCGCGGCGGAGATGATGCAGGTCCATGAGGTCGAGTTCAACATCCTGACCACGGTGCACGCGGCGAACGCGGAACATCCCGTCGAAGTCTATCGCTTCATGCGGGACGTGGTGAAGACGCGGTTCCTGCAGTTCATCCCCATCGTGGAGCGGGACAATGAGACCGGGTACCAGGAAGGCACCGAGGTTACGAAGCGGTCGGTGACGGGGAAGCAGTACGGCCGGTTCCTGATCCGGATTTTCGACGAATGGGTGCGCCGGGACGTGGGGAAAATGTACGTGCAGATCTTCGACGTGTCGCTCGCCGCCTGGTCCGGCCAGAGCCCGGGGCTGTGCATTTTCATGGAGACCTGCGGCGATGCCCTGGCCCTGGAGCACAACGGGGATCTCTACGCCTGCGACCACTACGTCGAACCGGATTACTTGCTGGGCAACATCACCGAGATTCCCATGATGGAGATGGTCCAGTCCGAGCAGCAACGGGCCTTCGGGCAGGCCAAGCTGGACACGCTGCCGCAGTACTGCCTGTCATGCGACGTGCGGTTCATCTGCAACGGAGGATGTCCGAAGAACCGCATCATCACGACGCCCGACGGCGAACCGGGCCTGAACTACCTTTGCGAGGGGTACAAGGCCTTCTTCCACCACATCGACGGCCCCATGCGGTTCATGGCCAACGAACTGCGCCACAGGCGGGCCCCCGCCAACGTGATGACGTACATCCGCCGGCAGGAAGTCGAGCTCAGAAGGCAGAAGGCATTCAAATCGGTGGGGAGAAACGACCCCTGTCCGTGCGGAAGCGGCCTGAAGTACAAGCGGTGCCACGGCAGGTAG
- a CDS encoding sulfatase-like hydrolase/transferase — protein MTRPNILFIMTDQQRFDTIAALGNERIYTPNMDRLVRRGVSFTQGYSTCPVCVAARTTIRTGCDPPTTRVFSNGRSAPVPGQADTLEGRCGDYLARTLSAAGYRTFGVGKFHTFPWNEDVGYASQLHSEELYGSEEQRRGDTYAGWIAREHPDFDYIEALMGERTEMYYMPQASPLPAHLTVESWAADRAIEALSASDDRPYFGFVSFIGPHPPFAPPVPFNRIYDPDRMPGPVCGDQDVDHLDEQIPFMNRIIWADEINDALTRVLKARYYGEITYIDDCLGRILDAVEAREDADNTIICFFSDHGDHLGDHTAWQKESFFDVSARVPFLVSWPDRLPRDVRRDDLVCLTDLFAIATHAAGWTQVRDGVDVLGVLDGGAAPRETLFGYYGEPGTDRFKIMVRSGEWKYIYLANGARVQLFNTAEDPAEVTNRAASDRDVADDLYRRGVQACGHPGATDALDGDRLRSFPYTKWKASRIYQFDRSRGVRGFPVHPRDVLDPWIRRGRRQVRIRRNEKAQETP, from the coding sequence ATGACCCGTCCCAACATACTCTTCATCATGACGGACCAGCAGCGTTTCGATACGATCGCCGCACTGGGTAACGAGCGTATTTACACCCCCAACATGGACCGCCTCGTACGGCGCGGCGTGTCGTTTACCCAGGGCTACTCGACCTGTCCCGTGTGCGTGGCGGCGCGGACGACCATCCGAACGGGATGCGATCCGCCCACGACCCGCGTATTCAGCAACGGCCGGTCCGCGCCCGTGCCCGGCCAGGCCGATACGCTCGAGGGCCGGTGCGGGGACTATCTCGCCCGTACCCTATCGGCCGCGGGCTACCGGACCTTCGGCGTGGGGAAGTTCCACACCTTCCCGTGGAACGAGGACGTGGGTTATGCGTCCCAGCTCCACAGCGAGGAACTCTATGGAAGCGAGGAGCAGCGGCGCGGAGACACCTACGCGGGCTGGATCGCCCGCGAGCATCCGGATTTCGACTATATCGAGGCGCTCATGGGGGAGCGGACCGAGATGTACTACATGCCCCAGGCAAGCCCGCTGCCCGCCCACCTGACCGTGGAGTCCTGGGCCGCTGACCGCGCGATTGAGGCGCTGAGCGCGTCCGATGACCGGCCGTATTTCGGTTTCGTGTCCTTCATTGGTCCCCATCCGCCCTTCGCGCCGCCCGTGCCCTTCAACCGGATCTACGACCCCGACCGCATGCCGGGACCCGTGTGCGGCGACCAGGACGTGGACCACCTGGACGAGCAGATTCCCTTCATGAACCGGATCATCTGGGCGGATGAAATCAACGATGCGCTGACCCGCGTGCTCAAGGCCCGTTACTACGGAGAGATCACCTATATCGACGATTGCCTGGGAAGGATCCTGGACGCCGTCGAGGCCCGCGAGGACGCCGACAACACGATCATCTGCTTCTTCTCGGACCACGGCGACCACCTCGGGGATCATACCGCGTGGCAGAAGGAGAGTTTCTTCGACGTCTCGGCACGCGTGCCCTTCCTGGTAAGCTGGCCGGACCGCCTGCCGAGGGACGTTCGGCGAGACGACCTCGTTTGTCTGACCGATCTCTTCGCCATTGCCACCCACGCCGCCGGCTGGACCCAGGTTCGCGACGGGGTGGACGTGCTCGGCGTGCTGGATGGAGGCGCCGCGCCGAGGGAAACCCTCTTCGGGTATTACGGCGAACCGGGGACGGACCGGTTCAAAATCATGGTACGAAGCGGCGAATGGAAGTATATTTACCTTGCTAACGGCGCCAGGGTACAGCTGTTCAACACCGCCGAAGACCCGGCCGAAGTAACGAACCGGGCCGCGTCCGACCGGGACGTCGCCGACGATCTGTACCGGCGGGGCGTGCAGGCTTGCGGTCATCCTGGCGCCACCGACGCCCTGGATGGTGACCGCCTGCGGTCCTTTCCCTACACAAAGTGGAAGGCCTCCCGTATCTACCAGTTCGACCGGTCGCGGGGCGTGCGGGGGTTTCCCGTTCATCCGCGTGACGTACTGGATCCGTGGATCCGGCGCGGCCGGCGACAGGTCCGTATCCGCAGGAACGAAAAGGCCCAGGAAACACCGTGA
- a CDS encoding sulfatase-like hydrolase/transferase, producing MANVLLLISDEHNPFYSSVYGHPYVQTPAMNRLAANGVTYENAYCPSPLCTPSRSAFMSGRRVHEIQTYSNCTIGVDPDIPTYGRALAEQGVHSVHAGKTHVYAPSGDLGFRETLRASEKTGAGDPEIGRRPFRIRQAAAERAAQFGVKETHLNLDLERVDAAIDWLTNVAPSLGMPWTLTVNIIHPHFPHYTSQELWDLYPQGGDLPVFGVEEETAAHPRALEVREHFQTDRFTEDQVRGQRRGYLACVTFVDRQLARLVEALQAAGLYDDTNVIYTSDHGEMLGKFGMWWKCSLYEDASRVPCIAAGPDFPTGLRASTPVDLHDVQASLFASTGAERPADWAGTPLQHLPAVDEQRAVFSEYHGHGARHSAFMIRRGKWKYIHHVGAPHQLFDLEHDPDELNNVYEAYPAVAADLDRELRTICDPEAEDDRADRFVESQLESMASNG from the coding sequence ATGGCCAATGTCCTCCTGCTCATCTCCGACGAGCACAATCCGTTTTATTCCTCGGTCTACGGTCATCCGTACGTTCAGACCCCCGCCATGAACCGGCTGGCGGCGAACGGCGTCACCTACGAGAATGCGTACTGCCCCTCCCCACTGTGCACGCCCAGCAGATCGGCCTTCATGTCGGGGCGAAGGGTCCATGAGATCCAGACCTACTCCAACTGCACGATCGGCGTCGATCCGGATATCCCCACCTACGGCCGGGCGCTGGCGGAACAGGGTGTGCATTCCGTGCACGCAGGCAAGACGCACGTCTACGCGCCGAGCGGCGACCTGGGCTTCCGGGAAACGCTGCGCGCCTCGGAGAAAACGGGCGCCGGGGACCCGGAAATCGGCCGCCGGCCTTTCCGGATTCGACAGGCCGCCGCGGAACGGGCCGCGCAGTTCGGGGTGAAGGAAACGCATCTCAACCTCGATCTTGAACGCGTCGACGCCGCCATTGACTGGCTGACGAATGTCGCGCCTTCGCTGGGAATGCCCTGGACGCTCACGGTAAACATCATCCATCCCCATTTCCCCCACTACACCTCGCAGGAGCTGTGGGATCTCTATCCCCAGGGCGGCGATCTTCCGGTATTTGGGGTCGAAGAGGAAACGGCCGCCCACCCCCGGGCCCTTGAAGTGCGCGAACATTTCCAGACGGACCGGTTCACCGAGGACCAGGTACGGGGCCAGCGGAGGGGTTATCTTGCCTGCGTGACCTTCGTGGACCGGCAACTGGCGCGGCTGGTCGAGGCGCTGCAGGCAGCGGGGCTGTACGATGACACCAATGTGATCTACACGTCCGACCATGGGGAGATGCTCGGAAAGTTCGGAATGTGGTGGAAATGCTCCCTCTACGAAGACGCGAGCCGAGTCCCCTGCATCGCGGCGGGACCCGATTTCCCAACCGGGCTGAGGGCGTCGACGCCCGTGGACCTCCACGACGTCCAGGCGAGCCTCTTCGCGTCTACCGGCGCCGAACGGCCGGCAGACTGGGCGGGTACTCCGCTGCAACACCTGCCCGCGGTTGATGAACAGCGCGCGGTGTTCTCGGAATACCATGGCCACGGGGCGAGGCACAGCGCCTTCATGATCCGCAGGGGCAAGTGGAAATACATCCATCACGTCGGTGCGCCCCACCAGTTGTTCGACCTGGAACACGATCCGGATGAATTGAACAACGTGTACGAAGCCTACCCGGCGGTCGCTGCCGATCTGGATAGGGAACTCCGCACGATCTGCGATCCCGAGGCTGAGGACGACCGGGCGGACCGATTCGTCGAGTCGCAGCTCGAGTCCATGGCGTCAAACGGCTGA
- a CDS encoding phytanoyl-CoA dioxygenase family protein → MHAETGGSITDMDNRHQYTVITDEQRDHFDQYGYLVIEDALPSTVVAELNEAVDEVYDRHRKEGTLGKNGDLNIRNCIITHDAFLQLLDWPSTVPLAWGALSWNIQMITSQLIVLPSGEEPSEDSKRGHGMHRDGGRSFVEMQEPHPRILLKIAYVLSDQTDPASGATALVPGSNRITGEPPRDPATGWPYGAIQMTLPAGSAFMFEQRTFHSIGHNWCGHDRRTVFMGYAYRWVKPMDYIQMPKSLVDRCSPLQKQLIGEVGDALSYYLPEDEDVPLKAFLDGK, encoded by the coding sequence ATAACAGGCACCAGTACACCGTGATAACCGACGAACAGCGGGACCACTTCGACCAGTACGGCTACCTGGTCATCGAAGACGCCCTTCCTTCCACTGTCGTCGCGGAATTGAACGAAGCCGTCGATGAAGTGTACGACCGGCACCGGAAAGAAGGCACGCTGGGGAAAAACGGCGATCTGAACATTCGAAATTGCATTATTACCCACGACGCCTTCCTGCAACTGCTCGACTGGCCATCGACCGTCCCTCTGGCCTGGGGCGCGCTCAGCTGGAACATCCAGATGATCACCTCCCAGCTCATCGTCCTGCCGTCGGGGGAGGAGCCGTCGGAGGATTCCAAGCGCGGGCACGGCATGCACCGGGACGGCGGCCGGTCCTTCGTCGAAATGCAGGAACCTCATCCCCGCATTCTGCTCAAGATCGCCTACGTGCTGAGCGACCAGACGGACCCCGCCTCCGGCGCTACGGCGCTGGTGCCCGGCAGCAACCGGATCACCGGCGAGCCGCCCAGGGACCCGGCCACGGGCTGGCCCTACGGCGCCATCCAGATGACCCTGCCCGCGGGCAGCGCTTTCATGTTCGAACAGCGTACCTTCCACAGCATCGGGCATAACTGGTGCGGGCACGACCGGCGGACCGTCTTCATGGGGTACGCCTACCGCTGGGTCAAGCCCATGGATTACATCCAGATGCCGAAGTCCCTCGTGGACCGCTGCTCGCCGTTGCAAAAACAGCTTATCGGCGAGGTGGGAGACGCCCTCAGCTACTATCTTCCGGAAGACGAAGACGTGCCCCTGAAGGCTTTCCTCGACGGGAAGTAG